From one Brachypodium distachyon strain Bd21 chromosome 4, Brachypodium_distachyon_v3.0, whole genome shotgun sequence genomic stretch:
- the LOC100835767 gene encoding uncharacterized protein LOC100835767, protein MEMIAGPKSLALEKEEGDEDEHERPRDDEERRRRKRCSIISSTSAVNGWSYGQRTTVTLRKQMAEVPALRFNQEPVPSHAGFHPALQIFSVKVIELKSIMRWPIDVFGFIAVRDALDQKRNHIFERARDNCQRVTAEDSSLVLTGPSRAVVLEDPIDFEIELRVKHAMPSQDKLLTGDVFCYNCIAHVRKAGSLKKYLHSGPRRTLEFRYAHLETAQEAAIKVWISEGSADFCAKFIAGTGSIEEKVTLLDSRDDMVPISSDGFVNFSRSAVVVKGKLIVGVEARRIGDGETSSVSKEVAFTRARSGESYGTIDVGFCKMGVVVSWSLLF, encoded by the exons ATGGAGATGATTGCGGGCCCGAAAAGTTTGGCAttggagaaggaggagggggacGAGGATGAGCACGAGAGGCCTCGTGAcgacgaggagaggaggaggagaaagcgATGCTCGATTATCTCGTCTACTTCCGCCGTGAATGGATGGAGTTATGGTCAGCGGACCACGGTGACATTGAGAAAACAAATGG CTGAAGTGCCCGCCTTGAGGTTCAATCAGGAGCCGGTGCCGAGCCATGCTGGTTTCCATCCTGCACTGCAGATTTTTTCTGTCAAGGTGATTGAGCTGAAGAGTATAATGCGCTGGCCAATTGATGTGTTCGGCTTCATAGCTGTTCGTGACGCATTGGACCAGAAACGCAACCATATCTTTGAGCGCGCCAGGGACAACTGTCAGAGGGTCACGGCTGAG GATTCATCACTAGTCCTTACCGGTCCAAGTCGCGCAGTCGTGTTGGAAGACCCTATCGATTTCGAGATTGAGCTAAGGGTCAAGCATGCAATGCCCTCTCAAGATAAGCTCTTGACCGGTGATGTCTTTTGTTATAACTGCATCGCTCATGTACGGAAAGCTGGCTCTCTCAAGAAGTATTTGCATTCGGGCCCACGGCGCACGCTGGAGTTCAGGTATGCACATTTGGAGACGGCACAGGAGGCCGCAATAAAAGTCTGGATCTCGGAAGGGTCTGCCGATTTCTGCGCAAAGTTCATTGCTGGGACAGGTAGCATCGAAGAGAAGGTCACGCTGCTGGATTCTAGAGATGACATGGTGCCCATCTCTAGTGATGGGTTCGTCAATTTCTCACGCAGTGCTGTTGTTGTTAAAGGAAAGCTGATTGTTGGTGTTGAGGCAAGGCGAATTGGTGACGGAGAGACCAGCAGCGTTTCCAAAGAGGTGGCCTTCACCCGGGCGAGATCCGGTGAGAGCTATGGCACAATCGATGTTGGGTTTTGCAAGATGGGCGTTGTGGTTTCTTGGTCCCTGTTGTTTTGA
- the LOC100822388 gene encoding uncharacterized protein LOC100822388 — MVSASSLLLPSSMRDLASCIGDGAVRVACASPASTLTSAGSGGSGGGPASTISVTACYRATLLGSGASDPAPPPLLLRLVWTHSPVGPTLSFSPSADAPAVLLRRRKGSRAFPLDVGGGIGGGDADGEAAAAGEAGDSAPLALFWDLTAARYDPGASSPEPLHGYYVVAVAGAEVALAVGDLAAEFVNAKFEGQISKARCLAVVRRERVLVADPAAMHTARVRFAEGGPEHEVSVGCAASSSAGAGEELWVSVDGKRAVQARRLRWNFRGNQTVFVDGAPVDVMWDLHGWWFRDPPGCAVVMLRARSALESRLWLEEEGAAPGFSLVVQAFRTPP; from the coding sequence ATGGTGAGCGCGTCGAGCCTGCTGCTTCCTTCGTCGATGCGCGACCTGGCGTCCTGcatcggcgacggcgccgtgcGGGTCGCCTGCGCCAGCCCCGCCTCCACGCTCACATctgccggctccggcggcagcggcggagggccGGCGTCCACGATCTCCGTCACGGCGTGCTACCGCGCCACGCTGCTGGGATCCGGCGCGTCTGatcctgctccgccgccgctgctgctgcggctcgtctGGACGCACTCCCCGGTCGGGCCGACGCTCTCGTTCTCGCCGTCTGCCGATGCGCCCGCCGTCCTCCTGCGGAGGCGCAAGGGCTCCCGCGCCTTCCCTCTGGATGTTGGCGGCGGAATCGGCGGCGGAGATGCGGatggggaggcggcggcggcgggggaagCGGGGGATTCTGCGCCGCTCGCGCTGTTCTGGGACCTCACGGCGGCGCGGTACGACCCCGGCGCATCGTCCCCGGAGCCGCTGCACGGGTACTAcgtggtggccgtggccggcgccgaggTCGCGCTCGCCGTGGGCGACCTGGCGGCGGAGTTCGTCAATGCCAAGTTCGAGGGCCAGATCTCCAAGGCGCGGTGCCTGGCCGTGGTGCGCCGGGAGCGCGTCCTGGTGGCCGACCCCGCCGCAATGCACACGGCCCGCGTGCGCTTCGCGGAGGGCGGGCCGGAGCACGAGGTCAGCGTCGGCTGCGCGGCCAGcagctccgccggcgccggggaggaGCTGTGGGTCAGCGTCGACGGGAAGCGGGCCGTGCAGGCGCGGCGGCTCCGGTGGAACTTCAGGGGCAACCAGACCGTGTTCGTCGACGGCGCCCCCGTCGACGTCATGTGGGACCTCCACGGCTGGTGGTTCCGGGACCCGCCAGGCTGCGCCGTCGTCATGCTCCGGGCAAGGAGCGCGCTCGAGAGCCGGCTCTggctggaggaggaaggcgccgCCCCGGGCTTCTCTCTGGTCGTGCAGGCCTTCAGGACGCCGCCTTGA